One genomic segment of Erpetoichthys calabaricus chromosome 7, fErpCal1.3, whole genome shotgun sequence includes these proteins:
- the skor2 gene encoding SKI family transcriptional corepressor 2, translating to MEKTPLPGPNDIVMTAVANTYPQEPITPPRTNHSSLKPNQVGQVILYGVPIVSLVIDSQERLCLAQISNTLLKNYSYNEIHNRRVALGITCVQCTPVQLEILRRAGAMPISSRRCGMITKREAERLCKSFLGENSPPKLPDNFAFDVSHECAWGCRGSFIPARYNSSRAKCIKCSYCNMYFSPNKFIFHSHRTPEAKYTQPDAANFNSWRRHLKLTDKTPPDDLAFAWEDVKAMFNGGSRKRALPQGQCSSLSQVKAVGSVLPHMIAPDLAQKRARFEEDEDVNGTSLSPRKNPRNYPVIPVPSKSFGMLQKFPATSLFPNPYTFPAFSLCQKKDDGESGNGQKPSGLSGLLWPGRKDAFYPPFCMFWPPRTPGGIPVPTYLQPQPNALTSLTENATLRQAFLDLSDQSDAVNIGNPRGNLFESDCPPANAEVRTSSDGRLKLLDMSSFQTRKPSYHSAFRPVVKDAESIAKLHGNLEEFGPDRHLSPGTSCSYQSDSADSDEEQEVDVETNKQQEEEDDFGSGQCTQVRLPPESRDQRSKERVHFPGATDESNEDKTVNRENSPASLKDSESPIHASVEEPSYKDSHKIRGNTQAVFTTKENSNYSEESKEQNTFFITDTETSGPEFWRDTSGDSGQEEHPPVSLKKDVENMEKEQLQKVLLEQIDLRRRLEQEFHVLKGSATFPVFNNFQDQMKRELAYREEMVQQLQMIPYANLIRKEKLGTHLNKS from the exons ATGGAAAAGACCCCACTCCCTGGACCAAACGATATTGTAATGACAGCAGTAGCAAACACCTATCCACAAGAACCTATAACTCCACCAAGAACGAACCATTCCTCTCTGAAGCCCAACCAAGTGGGTCAGGTTATACTGTACGGAGTTCCAATTGTGTCGTTAGTGATTGACAGTCAAGAGAGATTGTGCCTAGCGCAGATCTCCAACACTCTCCTGAAGAACTACAGCTACAATGAGATCCATAACAGGAGGGTGGCTTTGGGCATCACTTGTGTTCAGTGCACGCCGGTACAGCTGGAAATTCTGCGGAGAGCGGGCGCCATGCCCATCTCCTCGAGGAGATGCGGCATGATCACGAAAAGAGAAGCCGAGAGACTTTGCAAGTCATTCTTAGGGGAGAACTCACCTCCAAAACTCCCTGATAATTTTGCTTTTGATGTGAGCCATGAATGTGCTTGGGGATGTAGAGGAAGCTTTATTCCAGCTCGATACAACAGCTCTCGGGCAAAGTGCATCAAGTGCTCCTACTGCAATATGTACTTTTCTCCAAATAAATTCATCTTCCACTCTCATCGCACCCCAGAAGCTAAATATACTCAGCCCGATGCTGCTAATTTCAATTCTTGGAGGCGTCACCTCAAATTAACAGATAAAACTCCACCTGACGATTTGGCTTTTGCTTGGGAGGATGTGAAGGCCATGTTTAATGGAGGTAGTCGGAAGCGGGCCCTGCCCCAGGGGCAATGTTCTTCTTTGAGCCAGGTTAAGGCTGTGGGTAGTGTACTACCACATATGATAGCCCCTGATTTGGCTCAGAAAAGGGCCAGGTTTGAAGAGGATGAAGATGTCAATGGAACTAGTTTATCTCCTCGGAAAAATCCCCGTAATTACCCAGTCATACCAGTTCCAAGCAAAAGCTTTGGAATGTTACAGAAGTTTCCTGCAACGTCCTTATTCCCGAACCCTTACACATTTCCTGCTTTTAGTTTATGTCAGAAAAAAGATGACGGGGAAAGTGGTAATGGACAGAAGCCAAGTGGACTATCGGGACTTCTTTGGCCTGGGAGAAAGGATGCTTTCTACCCACCCTTTTGTATGTTTTGGCCACCTCGGACTCCCGGTGGTATTCCTGTCCCTACTTACCTTCAGCCTCAACCCAACGCACTCACATCTCTTACAGAAAATGCCACTTTGAGGCAGGCGTTCCTTGACCTCTCTGACCAAAGTGATGCAGTCAATATAGGCAATCCCAGGGGAAACCTGTTTGAAAGTGACTGTCCTCCAGCAAACGCCGAAGTCAGGACATCTTCAGATGGACGATTGAAGCTCCTGGACATGTCCTCCTTCCAAACAAGAAAGCCAAGTTATCACTCTGCTTTTAGACCGGTGGTTAAAGATGCAGAAAGCATTGCCAAACTTCATGGTAACCTTGAGGAATTTGGACCAGATAGGCACCTGTCCCCTGGCACCAGTTGTAGTTACCAGAGTGACAGTGCAGATAGTGACGAGGAGCAGGAGGTGGACGTAGAGACCAACAAGCAGCAAGAAGAGGAGGACGACTTTGGCAGTGGCCAGTGCACCCAGGTTAGACTTCCTCCAGAAAGCAGGGACCAGAGGAGCAAAGAAAGGGTTCACTTTCCTGGTGCTACCGATGAAagcaatgaagacaaaactgtcaACAGAGAGAATTCACCGGCTAGCTTAAAAGACTCGGAAAGTCCTATTCACGCCTCAGTGGAGGAGCCGAGCTACAAAGAT aGTCATAAAATCAGAGGGAATACTCAAGCAGTTTTCACAACCAAAGAGAATAGCAACTATTCAG aaGAATCTAAAGAGCAGAATACTTTCTTCATTACAGACACTGAGACATCTGGACCTGAATTCTGGAGAGATACATCAG gtgactcAGGCCAAGAAGAGCACCCACCAGTTTCACTAAAAAAAGACGTGGAGAACATGGAAAAAG aacagcTCCAGAAAGTGTTATTAGAGCAGATAGACTTACGAAGGAGGCTGGAGCAGGAATTTCATGTACTTAAGGGCTCGGCCACATTTCCAGTTTTCA ATAACTTCCAAGACCAAATGAAGAGGGAGCTGGCATACAGAGAAGAGATGGTACAGCAACTGCAAATG